In one Verrucomicrobiales bacterium genomic region, the following are encoded:
- a CDS encoding phosphoglucomutase/phosphomannomutase family protein, with protein sequence MTCPIKFGTSGWRGLIARDFTFDNVRLATQGIAQYLKEELARPGSSIAGRKPVVIIGYDTRFLGKEFSLAAAEVLAANGITPLLCDRDTPTPVISHTIRTRKAIGGINMTASHNPAEYQGLKFSTANGAPATTEVTKPIEAIIQKLAAENWSFKAAVIGSFKCDTFDPRPEYFRQIRRLIDFKAIKKAKLKIAVELMYGTGHGYLDSLLEEAGVKITLFHNELNPLFGGHHPEPNAEGMAEVSKLVRSGKAKLGLGLDGDADRFGIVDQDGTWLTPNQVLALALYHLKKNRGWTGAAVRTVPTSHQVDGVAEMFQVKLHETPVGFKYIGALMESEAIIVGGEESGGLSVKGHVPEKDGILACLLMAELVATERKSLGKILKEIEKHTGAYHTDRINVKIPADKKEALLARLGQGLDKVGPFKVQKFITTDGYKFLLPNGEWVAFRASGTEPLIRSYIEAKTPNQLSKLRKACHQLLGA encoded by the coding sequence ATGACCTGTCCCATCAAATTTGGAACCTCTGGCTGGCGCGGCTTGATCGCGCGAGATTTCACCTTCGACAACGTGCGGTTGGCCACCCAGGGCATCGCTCAATACCTTAAGGAGGAGTTGGCGCGCCCTGGCTCTTCTATCGCCGGAAGGAAGCCCGTCGTTATTATCGGTTACGACACCCGGTTCCTGGGGAAAGAGTTCTCCCTCGCCGCCGCGGAGGTGCTGGCAGCGAACGGGATCACCCCTCTCCTCTGCGACCGTGATACCCCCACCCCGGTCATTTCGCACACGATCCGCACGCGCAAGGCGATCGGCGGGATCAACATGACCGCCAGTCACAACCCAGCCGAGTATCAAGGCCTCAAATTCTCGACCGCCAACGGAGCCCCGGCCACCACCGAAGTTACCAAGCCCATTGAGGCGATCATCCAGAAACTGGCCGCGGAGAATTGGAGTTTCAAAGCCGCCGTCATCGGCAGCTTCAAGTGTGACACCTTCGACCCGCGCCCCGAATACTTCCGTCAGATCCGCCGGCTGATCGACTTCAAGGCCATCAAGAAGGCCAAGCTCAAGATCGCAGTTGAGTTGATGTATGGCACCGGACACGGCTATTTGGACAGCTTGCTTGAGGAGGCCGGGGTTAAGATCACCCTGTTCCACAACGAACTGAACCCGCTGTTCGGCGGCCATCATCCCGAACCCAACGCCGAGGGCATGGCCGAGGTCAGCAAGCTCGTTCGATCCGGTAAAGCCAAGCTGGGCCTCGGGCTCGATGGGGACGCCGACCGCTTTGGCATCGTCGACCAGGATGGAACCTGGCTCACCCCCAACCAAGTGTTGGCGCTGGCCCTCTACCACCTGAAGAAGAACCGCGGATGGACCGGGGCGGCCGTGCGAACGGTGCCGACCAGCCATCAGGTGGATGGCGTGGCTGAGATGTTCCAGGTCAAACTCCACGAAACTCCGGTGGGCTTCAAATACATCGGCGCCCTCATGGAGAGCGAGGCTATCATTGTCGGAGGGGAAGAATCGGGCGGGCTCAGCGTCAAGGGACATGTCCCCGAAAAGGACGGGATCCTGGCCTGCTTGCTCATGGCCGAGCTGGTGGCCACCGAGCGGAAATCGCTGGGCAAGATTCTGAAGGAGATCGAAAAGCATACCGGCGCTTACCACACCGACCGCATCAACGTCAAAATCCCCGCCGACAAGAAGGAAGCCCTGCTCGCCCGACTTGGCCAAGGCCTGGACAAGGTGGGACCGTTCAAGGTGCAGAAGTTTATCACGACTGACGGATATAAATTCCTGCTCCCGAACGGTGAATGGGTCGCCTTCCGCGCGAGCGGCACGGAGCCACTCATCCGGTCCTATATCGAGGCCAAGACTCCGAACCAACTCAGCAAGCTCCGCAAGGCCTGCCACCAACTCCTGGGAGCTTAG
- a CDS encoding Gfo/Idh/MocA family oxidoreductase has translation MNKKHLLNRRHFLSTTIAGLATISLVPRHVLGGPGFTPPSEILTRGVIGVGGMGMGHVKSINTACKLLAVCDVDRKHLEIAVKEGGPDVQGYEDFRELLARKDIDIVHIPTPPHWHAIMSIAAAKAGKDIWCEKPMTRTIAEGEAVVAAVKRHKRIFRLNTWFRFSDGFYGMGTTVKPIKKVVMHDLLGGPLKVTLNASTGFDWKFGWVGRTDLTPQPVPAQLNYDLWLGPAPFKPYHPHRVHGTFRGYWDYDGGGLGDMGQHYLDPVQYIIGKDNESPIEIECDGPKQDKDAVGIFRRIRMKYKDGTEIILDGENREKDAAFLQGPKGKIMKGFKSDIPDLEKKLAGLPDPAPMVTDFVQAVKTRSKFALNEINGHRSCTLVNLAKTAMQVGRVLRFDDRRQRFIDDKEANTYISQPMRGPWKV, from the coding sequence ATGAACAAAAAGCACCTGCTCAACCGTCGCCACTTTCTCTCCACCACGATCGCCGGACTCGCGACGATCAGTCTCGTTCCACGACACGTCTTGGGCGGGCCCGGCTTCACGCCTCCCAGCGAGATTCTCACCCGCGGGGTCATCGGCGTCGGCGGCATGGGCATGGGCCATGTCAAATCGATCAATACCGCCTGCAAGCTGCTGGCCGTCTGTGATGTCGATCGCAAACATCTCGAGATCGCCGTCAAAGAAGGTGGTCCTGATGTCCAAGGCTACGAGGATTTTCGTGAACTCCTAGCCCGCAAAGACATCGATATCGTTCACATCCCCACCCCTCCTCACTGGCATGCCATCATGTCGATCGCCGCTGCCAAAGCCGGCAAGGACATCTGGTGTGAAAAGCCCATGACCCGAACCATCGCGGAGGGCGAAGCGGTCGTGGCCGCAGTGAAACGTCACAAGCGAATTTTCCGGCTGAACACCTGGTTCCGCTTTTCGGATGGCTTCTACGGTATGGGCACCACGGTAAAGCCCATCAAGAAAGTGGTCATGCATGACTTGTTGGGAGGGCCCCTCAAGGTCACGCTCAATGCCTCGACGGGATTCGACTGGAAATTCGGCTGGGTCGGCCGCACCGATCTGACGCCACAGCCCGTTCCCGCCCAACTGAACTATGACCTCTGGCTGGGGCCTGCCCCATTCAAGCCCTATCACCCCCACCGCGTGCACGGCACCTTCCGAGGCTATTGGGATTATGATGGCGGCGGTCTTGGCGACATGGGACAGCACTACCTCGACCCGGTCCAATACATCATTGGAAAAGACAACGAGAGTCCGATCGAAATCGAGTGCGACGGACCGAAACAGGACAAGGATGCGGTAGGCATCTTCCGTCGGATCCGCATGAAGTATAAGGACGGCACCGAGATCATTCTGGATGGCGAAAACCGGGAAAAGGATGCAGCCTTCCTCCAAGGGCCCAAGGGAAAGATCATGAAAGGGTTCAAGTCCGACATCCCGGATCTCGAAAAGAAGCTGGCCGGCCTCCCCGACCCGGCTCCTATGGTCACCGACTTCGTCCAGGCCGTCAAAACGCGAAGCAAGTTCGCTCTCAACGAAATCAACGGACACCGCTCTTGCACCCTGGTGAACCTGGCCAAGACTGCTATGCAGGTCGGCCGAGTCCTGAGGTTCGACGATCGCCGCCAACGCTTTATCGACGACAAGGAGGCCAATACCTATATTAGCCAACCTATGCGCGGTCCGTGGAAGGTTTAG
- a CDS encoding sugar phosphate isomerase/epimerase: protein MPPFASAVTVSLVPEAKGGPFVFWDGLSDGCARAAEIGFDAVEVFPPSADDLDAYQLKHLLEQHRLKLAAVGTGAGWVVQKLRLTDPDATIRGRARHFVSAIVDLAGKLGAPAIIGSMQGRVEAGVTRAQSLAWMAEALEQLGPRAHVYGVPLLLEPLNRYETNLFNTVDDTVSYLSSLRTRNVKLLCDCFHMNIEEVSIADSLRRAGSSVGHVHLADSNRQAAGLGHTDFGAVAQALQDIGYAGYLSAEVLPLPDSIAAARQTIAAIRQLNQAIPSQ, encoded by the coding sequence ATGCCGCCGTTTGCCAGCGCCGTTACCGTGTCCCTGGTCCCCGAGGCCAAAGGCGGACCCTTCGTGTTCTGGGATGGACTCAGCGATGGCTGTGCCCGGGCGGCGGAGATCGGATTCGACGCGGTGGAGGTATTCCCGCCGTCGGCCGACGATCTGGACGCTTATCAGCTGAAGCATCTGCTGGAGCAACACCGCTTAAAGCTCGCGGCGGTCGGAACTGGAGCAGGCTGGGTTGTGCAGAAGCTTCGTCTGACCGATCCCGATGCCACCATCCGAGGACGGGCTCGCCACTTCGTTTCCGCGATCGTCGACCTGGCCGGCAAGCTGGGGGCGCCGGCGATTATCGGTTCCATGCAGGGGCGCGTCGAAGCCGGAGTCACCCGGGCTCAAAGCCTCGCCTGGATGGCCGAGGCCTTGGAGCAACTGGGCCCGCGGGCGCATGTCTACGGAGTTCCCCTATTGCTGGAGCCCCTGAACCGATACGAGACCAACCTGTTCAACACGGTAGACGATACGGTCTCCTACCTCAGCTCCCTGCGCACTCGCAACGTGAAGCTGTTGTGCGACTGCTTCCATATGAACATCGAGGAAGTGTCGATTGCCGACTCCCTCCGCCGGGCGGGTTCCTCGGTGGGCCATGTCCATCTGGCCGACAGTAACCGTCAGGCAGCCGGGCTTGGCCATACCGATTTTGGGGCGGTGGCCCAAGCCCTCCAAGACATTGGCTACGCGGGCTATCTCTCCGCTGAAGTGCTCCCGCTTCCTGACTCCATCGCCGCGGCACGCCAGACCATCGCCGCGATCCGACAGCTCAATCAGGCGATTCCTAGCCAGTAG
- a CDS encoding DUF1553 domain-containing protein — MSPLFFRFGGELVQPARAGGRMLSFWLYLCLGLVCARLQAASSTPVDFAKEIRPILSDNCFTCHGPDKDQRKANLRLDTKEDAFKKSKSGAYAIVPGKPEESLLLKLVSLPAHDDDRMPPEKTGKSLSATQIETLRNWIVQGAPWSDHWAYVVPSRPALPRVKQESWVRNEVDRFVLAELESAGLEPNPEADRYTLARRLALDLTGLPPTPDDVDAFVRDESPLALQKWVNRLLESPHFGERLALAWLDQARYADSSGYHFDGFRQMHLWRDWVIQAFNDNKPFDQFTIEQLAGDLLPNATIDQKIATGFHRNVMTTDEGGVDPEEYMAKYCVDRVSTTAQVWLGTTMGCAECHDHKYDPISTKEFYQMYSFFHSVPERGLDGTRTRNPAPVLKVPSQEQGARLVSFLDSIPAAEKKLAEREADLPKAQQRWEEQVRSAAPIPVDIPGLSARLPLDGADLLQQSLPGSGATAPLLRGEAPAFEPGCQGSALRLNGSTNQYLEITSAPAIESTNAFSYGAWIRSEGRSGAILSKMEPAPTYRGFDLLLSEGKLEVHLVNAFPENALKVSTKETISTNAWHHVLVTYDGSRKAAGVKIYVDGSVRSVDVPHDKLSDSIATTTPLLIGTRVGAFAFRGSLDEVRFYDRVLPPDQVKSLVHEVHLAWARIPQEQRTAEQRLGLQTAFRETHAQEFIAADQRLKRLRADKDALLSQIPDTMVMAELEKPRDTFVLVRGNFQSKGEQVHPATPACWPPLPTDQPTNRLALARWIVSTNNPLTARVTVNRYWAMLFGTGLVKTSNDFGSQGDRPSHPELLDWLASEFMQPTHREPASLRIPTPQPWDIKHMIRLLVTSAAYRQSATVSASKLEKDPYNRRISRGPRHRLEAELIRDNALAISGLLNPTIGGPSIKPYQPPGIWSGTDHTYEQSKGADLYRRGMYVFWKRAAHYPSFQTFDAPSRETCTMIRPRTSTPLQSLVVMNDPVYVEASRALAARVMIEAGADVQEQIKRAFRLTLARPALPEELAALSQAYQVQRETFLREPQAATELLSVGESPRPAELNPIDLAALTGVANVLLNLNETLTR, encoded by the coding sequence ATGAGTCCCCTATTTTTCAGATTTGGCGGCGAGCTCGTCCAGCCGGCCCGGGCGGGCGGGCGAATGCTCTCGTTCTGGCTGTACCTGTGTCTGGGCCTGGTCTGTGCCCGGCTCCAGGCGGCGTCCAGCACGCCGGTGGATTTCGCGAAGGAGATCCGACCGATTCTTTCCGACAACTGCTTCACTTGCCACGGACCGGACAAGGACCAGCGCAAAGCCAATCTTCGACTCGACACCAAGGAGGATGCCTTCAAGAAGAGCAAGTCGGGCGCCTACGCCATCGTCCCGGGAAAACCCGAGGAGAGCCTGCTGCTCAAACTAGTCTCCTTGCCCGCCCACGATGACGATCGCATGCCACCCGAGAAAACGGGAAAGAGCCTCTCCGCCACTCAGATCGAGACGCTGCGAAACTGGATCGTTCAAGGAGCCCCCTGGTCTGATCATTGGGCGTACGTTGTTCCGTCCCGACCTGCCCTCCCCCGAGTGAAACAGGAATCCTGGGTACGAAACGAAGTTGATCGATTCGTCCTGGCGGAGCTCGAATCGGCCGGACTCGAACCGAATCCCGAAGCCGATCGCTACACACTGGCACGTCGACTCGCGCTCGATCTCACCGGACTCCCTCCCACGCCCGACGACGTCGATGCGTTTGTGCGGGACGAAAGTCCCTTGGCGCTGCAGAAATGGGTCAACCGGCTCCTGGAGTCCCCTCACTTCGGTGAGCGTCTGGCGCTAGCCTGGTTGGACCAAGCCCGCTACGCCGACAGCAGCGGCTATCACTTCGACGGCTTTCGGCAAATGCATCTTTGGCGTGATTGGGTGATCCAAGCGTTCAACGACAACAAGCCCTTTGACCAATTCACCATCGAACAGCTGGCGGGGGACCTCCTTCCCAACGCCACCATCGACCAAAAGATCGCCACCGGCTTCCACCGCAACGTCATGACCACCGACGAGGGGGGCGTAGATCCGGAGGAATACATGGCGAAGTATTGCGTGGACCGCGTGAGCACGACCGCACAGGTCTGGCTGGGAACTACCATGGGCTGCGCCGAGTGCCATGACCACAAATACGATCCCATCTCGACGAAGGAATTTTATCAGATGTACTCCTTCTTCCACAGCGTTCCGGAGCGCGGACTCGATGGAACACGCACCCGCAACCCTGCGCCGGTGCTTAAGGTTCCCTCGCAGGAACAAGGGGCCCGGCTGGTCAGCTTCCTCGACTCCATTCCCGCGGCCGAAAAAAAACTCGCCGAGCGCGAAGCCGACCTGCCCAAGGCCCAGCAACGCTGGGAGGAGCAGGTGCGATCCGCCGCCCCCATCCCCGTCGACATCCCCGGCCTGTCCGCCCGACTTCCCCTCGATGGAGCCGATCTGCTTCAACAATCGCTCCCGGGCTCCGGCGCAACCGCTCCGCTCTTGCGGGGTGAGGCACCGGCCTTTGAACCCGGCTGCCAAGGATCCGCCCTGCGCCTCAACGGCTCCACCAACCAATACCTCGAGATCACCTCGGCCCCGGCCATCGAGTCCACCAACGCCTTCAGCTACGGGGCGTGGATCCGATCCGAGGGACGAAGCGGAGCCATTCTGAGCAAAATGGAGCCGGCTCCGACCTACCGTGGCTTCGACCTGCTGCTGTCCGAAGGCAAGCTGGAGGTGCACTTGGTCAATGCGTTCCCGGAAAACGCCCTGAAGGTGAGCACCAAGGAAACGATCTCCACCAACGCCTGGCATCATGTGTTGGTCACCTACGACGGCTCGCGAAAGGCCGCCGGTGTGAAAATCTATGTGGATGGTTCGGTTCGCAGCGTGGATGTCCCTCACGACAAGCTCTCGGACTCCATCGCCACCACTACACCGCTGCTCATCGGCACGCGTGTGGGAGCCTTTGCATTTCGGGGCTCCTTGGACGAGGTCCGGTTCTATGATCGCGTCCTCCCGCCGGATCAGGTGAAATCGCTCGTCCATGAAGTGCACCTTGCCTGGGCTCGGATTCCCCAGGAACAGCGCACGGCTGAGCAACGACTGGGGCTCCAGACGGCTTTCCGCGAAACCCATGCCCAGGAGTTCATCGCCGCGGACCAGCGGCTTAAACGCCTTCGCGCTGACAAGGACGCCCTGCTCAGTCAGATACCGGATACCATGGTGATGGCCGAACTCGAGAAGCCACGCGACACGTTTGTGCTGGTTCGAGGGAACTTTCAAAGCAAGGGCGAACAGGTTCATCCAGCCACCCCTGCCTGCTGGCCTCCCCTCCCCACAGATCAGCCCACCAACCGGCTTGCCCTCGCCCGCTGGATCGTCTCCACCAACAACCCGTTGACCGCGCGCGTCACCGTCAACCGATACTGGGCGATGCTCTTCGGCACCGGACTGGTGAAGACCAGCAACGATTTTGGATCGCAGGGGGATCGTCCCAGCCATCCCGAGTTACTAGACTGGCTGGCCTCCGAGTTCATGCAGCCCACGCACCGTGAACCCGCATCGCTCCGCATCCCCACGCCGCAGCCGTGGGATATCAAGCACATGATCCGGCTCCTGGTCACCAGCGCTGCGTATCGCCAATCCGCAACGGTGTCCGCGAGCAAGCTGGAGAAAGATCCCTACAACCGCCGGATCAGCCGAGGCCCGCGTCACCGGCTGGAGGCGGAACTGATCCGCGACAATGCCCTGGCCATCAGTGGCCTCCTGAACCCGACCATCGGGGGCCCCAGCATCAAGCCGTATCAGCCGCCCGGTATCTGGAGCGGAACCGATCACACTTACGAGCAGAGCAAGGGTGCGGATCTCTATCGGCGGGGAATGTATGTCTTTTGGAAGCGGGCGGCGCATTACCCCAGCTTCCAGACCTTCGACGCTCCGAGCCGCGAGACTTGCACCATGATCCGGCCTCGGACGAGCACTCCGTTGCAGTCGCTGGTCGTGATGAACGACCCGGTATACGTCGAAGCTTCCCGAGCGCTGGCCGCCCGGGTCATGATCGAGGCAGGTGCTGACGTTCAGGAACAGATCAAACGGGCTTTCCGACTGACCTTGGCCCGGCCGGCGCTTCCTGAAGAACTGGCGGCGCTCAGCCAGGCTTATCAGGTTCAGCGTGAAACGTTTCTCCGTGAACCCCAAGCGGCCACCGAGCTTCTGTCGGTCGGCGAATCTCCCCGCCCAGCCGAGCTCAACCCGATCGACTTGGCCGCGCTCACCGGCGTAGCCAACGTGCTGCTCAATCTGAACGAAACCCTGACGCGATAA
- a CDS encoding NADH-quinone oxidoreductase subunit A — MQLDQYFPVLLLGLVAVGFAAVTLIGSVILGRWANQKIKARTRPMKDIAYECGMLPVGDGNSRLSVKFYLVAMLFILFDIEVVFLYPWAVVYKEMLATNAWLIFGSMLSFLGILFIGYIYAIKKNALDWKS, encoded by the coding sequence ATGCAATTGGATCAGTATTTTCCGGTCTTGCTGCTAGGACTTGTCGCGGTTGGATTCGCCGCCGTCACCCTTATTGGGTCGGTTATCCTGGGGCGCTGGGCCAATCAGAAAATTAAGGCGCGCACGCGTCCGATGAAGGACATCGCTTACGAGTGCGGCATGCTGCCGGTGGGTGATGGCAACAGCCGTCTGTCGGTGAAGTTCTACCTGGTGGCCATGCTGTTCATCCTTTTCGATATCGAAGTGGTGTTCCTGTATCCTTGGGCCGTGGTGTACAAGGAGATGCTGGCCACTAACGCCTGGCTGATATTCGGGAGCATGCTTTCGTTTCTCGGCATCCTGTTCATTGGTTACATCTACGCCATCAAGAAGAATGCGCTGGACTGGAAAAGCTGA
- a CDS encoding RbsD/FucU family protein has protein sequence MLINGIINPHVLDLLSRIRHTNALVIADAAFPFWPEIETVDISLVKGLPTVLDVVNSILPNWKCGEVIMAAEFKSHNAVPVRNAFRKACRKIPMTFEPHLDFKKRVPDAIGLIRTGDTTPYGNMILISV, from the coding sequence ATGCTCATCAACGGAATCATCAATCCCCACGTTCTCGACCTGCTGAGCCGCATTCGCCATACGAATGCGCTGGTCATCGCCGATGCCGCCTTCCCGTTTTGGCCCGAGATCGAGACGGTCGACATCTCTCTGGTAAAGGGTTTGCCGACGGTTTTGGACGTGGTGAATTCTATTCTCCCGAACTGGAAATGCGGCGAGGTCATTATGGCGGCTGAGTTCAAGAGCCATAACGCCGTCCCGGTTCGGAACGCGTTCCGCAAGGCCTGCCGCAAGATCCCGATGACGTTCGAGCCCCATTTGGATTTCAAGAAGCGCGTGCCTGACGCCATTGGCTTGATCCGCACCGGGGATACCACGCCCTACGGCAACATGATCCTCATCTCGGTCTGA